In Pseudomonadota bacterium, a single genomic region encodes these proteins:
- a CDS encoding carboxymuconolactone decarboxylase family protein, translating into MSIKDIRSSLGEYAKDIKLNLGNVLTEEGSPDLNLSQINGIALASVYATSNEELIKAVESDAKEHLSEDEVNAAKASATVMAMNNIYYRFVHLASDKDYGKMPANLRMNIIGNPGIAKVDFELYSLAVSAINGCGMCIDAHVRQVEKEGVSKTGIQSSIRIASVINATAQALTIG; encoded by the coding sequence ATGTCAATAAAAGATATACGCTCATCATTGGGTGAGTACGCAAAAGATATAAAATTGAATTTGGGCAACGTATTAACGGAAGAAGGCTCACCTGACTTAAACCTTAGTCAGATAAACGGTATTGCACTTGCCTCTGTTTATGCTACCAGTAATGAAGAACTAATAAAAGCCGTAGAGAGTGATGCTAAAGAGCATTTATCCGAAGATGAGGTAAATGCCGCCAAAGCATCTGCTACCGTTATGGCAATGAACAATATATATTACCGCTTTGTTCATCTGGCATCTGACAAGGATTACGGAAAAATGCCGGCAAATCTGCGTATGAATATAATAGGCAATCCCGGTATTGCGAAAGTTGACTTTGAGCTTTACTCTCTTGCCGTATCGGCAATAAACGGCTGCGGTATGTGTATAGATGCACATGTAAGGCAGGTTGAAAAGGAGGGTGTAAGCAAGACCGGTATTCAATCCTCAATAAGGATAGCCTCGGTTATAAACGCTACGGCACAGGCTCTTACTATAGGATAA
- the metG gene encoding methionine--tRNA ligase — protein sequence MTTKKSFYITTPIYYVNDSPHIGHAYTTIACDVMARFKRLDGYDVKFLTGTDEHGQKVDKAAKNAGIDPQSFTDEVSKRFRTLVKCPDEENENLLNVTNNDFIRTTEERHKKAAQALWNRIKDNGYIYSDSYAGWYSVRDEAYYGEDELIEKDGKKLAPTGAEVEWVEEESYFFKLSAFQQKLLDFYEKNPDFITPKSRYNEVVSFVRGGKDFVEGALRDLSISRTTFNWGVPVPDDEKHVMYVWIDALTNYLTAIGFPDTDCKEYKKYWQNPEDSPVHVVGKDILRFHAVYWPAFLMAADLPLPKKIVAHGWWTIEGEKMSKSLGNVIAPKELIEQFGIDQTRYFLMREVPFGNDGNFSKDAMAERINSDLANNIGNLAQRTLSMIAKNCDGVVPEFKITDSDKELFFDLTHKHLDKYILHMNKLEFSHAIENLFALSSAANNYIDKQEPWKLKKEDPDRMATVLYVLAETIRIISIILQPFTPIAANKILDQLAIDKNERNFSNLNEKYALKPETPLPKPEGVFPRIENKQAA from the coding sequence ATGACAACAAAAAAAAGCTTTTACATCACCACCCCGATATATTACGTAAACGACTCACCGCATATAGGTCATGCCTATACAACTATCGCATGCGATGTGATGGCACGGTTTAAACGCCTAGACGGCTATGATGTAAAGTTTTTAACAGGCACAGACGAACATGGGCAAAAGGTTGATAAAGCGGCCAAAAATGCAGGCATTGACCCACAGAGTTTCACCGATGAGGTCTCAAAGCGTTTCCGCACATTGGTAAAATGCCCCGATGAAGAAAATGAGAACCTGCTTAATGTCACCAACAATGACTTTATCCGCACCACCGAAGAGCGCCATAAAAAAGCGGCACAAGCTTTATGGAACAGGATAAAGGATAACGGCTATATATACTCTGATAGCTATGCAGGTTGGTACTCTGTGCGTGATGAGGCATATTACGGCGAAGATGAGTTAATCGAAAAAGACGGCAAAAAACTCGCCCCCACAGGTGCGGAAGTTGAATGGGTAGAAGAAGAAAGCTATTTCTTCAAACTTTCCGCTTTTCAACAAAAGCTGCTTGATTTTTACGAGAAAAACCCTGATTTTATTACTCCCAAATCAAGATATAACGAGGTAGTAAGCTTCGTGCGTGGCGGTAAGGATTTTGTTGAGGGTGCGTTGCGTGACCTTTCTATTTCCCGCACTACGTTCAATTGGGGAGTGCCTGTCCCTGACGATGAAAAACACGTTATGTATGTATGGATAGATGCACTTACTAACTACTTAACCGCTATCGGCTTCCCTGATACGGACTGTAAAGAATATAAAAAATACTGGCAAAATCCTGAAGATTCCCCCGTACATGTTGTCGGTAAGGACATACTACGTTTTCATGCGGTTTACTGGCCGGCCTTTTTAATGGCGGCTGATTTGCCTTTGCCTAAAAAAATAGTAGCACATGGCTGGTGGACGATTGAAGGCGAAAAAATGTCAAAATCACTTGGCAATGTCATCGCTCCAAAAGAACTTATAGAACAATTCGGTATCGACCAAACCAGATATTTCCTCATGCGTGAAGTACCGTTCGGCAATGACGGAAATTTTTCTAAAGATGCTATGGCAGAACGTATTAATAGCGACCTTGCCAATAATATCGGCAATCTGGCACAAAGAACGCTTAGTATGATTGCTAAGAATTGTGATGGCGTTGTTCCTGAATTTAAAATTACAGATAGCGATAAAGAATTATTCTTCGACTTAACTCACAAGCACCTTGATAAATACATTTTGCACATGAATAAGTTGGAGTTCTCACATGCAATTGAGAATCTGTTTGCACTATCTTCAGCTGCTAACAACTATATCGACAAACAAGAGCCGTGGAAATTAAAAAAAGAAGACCCTGACCGCATGGCAACAGTTTTATATGTGTTAGCAGAAACAATTAGGATAATATCTATAATTTTACAACCATTTACACCTATAGCTGCGAATAAAATTTTAGACCAGTTGGCAATTGATAAGAATGAACGTAATTTTTCTAACCTCAACGAAAAATATGCACTAAAACCGGAAACACCGCTTCCAAAACCGGAGGGTGTGTTCCCGCGTATTGAAAATAAACAGGCGGCTTAA
- a CDS encoding LysR substrate-binding domain-containing protein, giving the protein MNIRDFQYIISIAKHSHFGKAAEECNVSQPALSMQIQKLESAFGVKIFERNNKHVMVTDIGRKIIERAKNIIDETQRIDELIKIAKDPEAVEIRIGAFPTLAPYFLPVAIPKITKNFPKLKIFLIEEKTEVLIKKLLAGEIDTAFLATPLPMEIPTIEHSVLFEDEFLLAVPPSHKFAGNKVINRNELSGESLLLMDDGHCLREQALDICSLIGAREKEQFRATSLETLRQMVIANVGITLIPKIAVRENDTLVYIPFHKPPPKRTISMVWRSSSVKKELLLKIMQSLM; this is encoded by the coding sequence GTGAATATACGTGATTTTCAGTACATTATCTCAATAGCAAAGCATAGCCATTTCGGCAAGGCGGCGGAAGAATGCAACGTCAGTCAACCGGCACTTAGTATGCAAATTCAAAAGCTTGAAAGTGCTTTCGGTGTAAAAATATTCGAGCGTAACAATAAACATGTGATGGTAACTGACATCGGTCGGAAAATAATAGAGCGGGCGAAAAATATAATAGATGAAACCCAGCGTATCGACGAGCTGATTAAAATAGCTAAAGACCCTGAGGCTGTAGAAATAAGGATAGGGGCATTCCCGACTCTTGCACCTTATTTTTTACCTGTCGCCATTCCCAAGATAACAAAAAATTTTCCTAAACTAAAAATTTTCTTAATTGAAGAAAAAACAGAAGTTTTAATCAAGAAGCTGCTTGCCGGTGAGATTGATACGGCATTTTTGGCAACTCCGCTTCCTATGGAAATCCCTACAATAGAACATAGCGTATTATTTGAAGATGAATTTTTGCTTGCCGTTCCTCCTTCGCATAAATTTGCAGGCAATAAGGTTATAAACAGGAACGAGCTATCAGGGGAGAGCCTGCTCCTTATGGACGACGGTCATTGCCTGAGGGAGCAGGCTTTAGATATATGTTCATTGATAGGGGCTAGGGAAAAAGAGCAGTTCAGGGCAACCAGTCTAGAGACGTTGAGGCAGATGGTTATAGCCAATGTGGGAATAACGCTTATCCCGAAAATAGCCGTAAGGGAAAATGACACTCTGGTGTATATCCCTTTTCATAAACCACCGCCAAAAAGAACTATAAGCATGGTGTGGCGTAGCAGTTCGGTCAAAAAAGAACTGCTGCTGAAAATAATGCAAAGTTTAATGTAA
- a CDS encoding DUF2061 domain-containing protein — protein MHILFKTISYGITHIIVATIVAYALTGNIAVALSIGLIEPIVQTFVFSVHELIWEKKVSFSKCSHDFGFVKKILNGN, from the coding sequence ATGCATATTTTATTTAAAACAATATCCTATGGTATAACGCACATAATCGTTGCTACAATAGTAGCTTACGCCCTGACGGGGAATATTGCCGTAGCACTTAGCATAGGCTTGATAGAACCGATTGTGCAGACTTTTGTATTCTCCGTTCATGAGCTTATTTGGGAAAAGAAGGTATCTTTTAGCAAATGCTCGCACGATTTTGGATTCGTAAAGAAAATATTAAATGGAAACTAA
- a CDS encoding PstS family phosphate ABC transporter substrate-binding protein translates to MLKKVICTSIFITSIGSSAIASNQIRAAGSSTVYPFVTVAAEEFGRSGQFKTPIIESTGTGGGFKLFCEGVGEQTTDLANASRPIKQSEREQCTNNGVKDITEIKIGYDGIVLANVLGAEQMDLTQEQLFQALAKMIPSGGKLIANPNKKWSDIDPSLPANDIEIYGPPPTSGTRDAFVELIMEHACEKFPEFKAAYPDKKALKKACHAIREDGVFIETGENDNLIVQKISNNDKALGIFGFSFLDQNSSYVQGAKISGVEPTFENIADGSYPVSRPLYVYLKDAHLDKTPGLREFAKELVSSKAIGEEGYLIDKGLIPLSAEEFANVSDAVNSK, encoded by the coding sequence ATGCTAAAAAAAGTTATTTGTACATCTATTTTTATAACATCAATAGGTTCTTCTGCAATTGCGTCAAACCAGATAAGGGCGGCAGGCTCTTCAACCGTATATCCTTTTGTAACTGTTGCCGCTGAAGAATTCGGCAGGAGCGGGCAGTTCAAAACACCTATAATAGAGTCTACCGGTACCGGTGGAGGATTCAAATTATTCTGTGAAGGTGTTGGGGAGCAAACAACCGACCTTGCAAATGCGTCACGTCCGATAAAGCAAAGTGAGCGTGAGCAATGCACTAATAACGGAGTTAAGGATATAACTGAAATAAAAATCGGTTATGACGGTATTGTTCTTGCCAATGTTTTGGGTGCAGAACAAATGGATCTGACACAGGAGCAGTTGTTTCAAGCTCTCGCTAAGATGATTCCTTCAGGCGGCAAGTTAATTGCTAATCCGAATAAAAAATGGAGTGATATTGATCCGTCACTTCCGGCAAATGATATTGAAATTTACGGCCCTCCTCCGACTTCAGGCACGAGGGACGCTTTCGTTGAATTGATAATGGAACATGCCTGTGAAAAATTTCCCGAGTTCAAAGCGGCTTATCCTGATAAAAAAGCACTTAAAAAAGCATGTCACGCAATAAGGGAGGACGGTGTTTTTATTGAAACCGGTGAAAATGACAATCTTATAGTACAAAAAATTTCTAATAACGACAAGGCTCTAGGCATTTTCGGTTTTAGCTTTCTTGACCAGAATTCATCATATGTTCAGGGAGCCAAGATAAGCGGAGTAGAGCCTACATTTGAAAATATAGCTGACGGAAGCTATCCGGTTTCACGTCCGTTATATGTTTACTTAAAAGACGCACATCTTGATAAAACACCGGGTCTAAGGGAGTTCGCCAAAGAGTTGGTGAGTTCTAAAGCAATAGGTGAAGAAGGATATCTGATAGACAAGGGTCTTATACCCTTAAGTGCTGAAGAGTTTGCTAATGTTAGTGATGCTGTGAATAGCAAGTAG
- a CDS encoding FAD-binding oxidoreductase, which yields MKYKNLAKTSLQAMPRGRNFSDSLIRNKFVPNIKCLDEVLQKMKVPYEETVYQKGYRYGEGTALRLVRPKNTEQLSEILQCCNSEGIGVVPQGGNSGLVGSSTADNSGKQVVIGTDLLNKDIFQLEGNSLKVGAGFILDTVNQRLENEGMFLPIDIGASGSANIGGLISTNAAGSRAARYGNTKARTSEITVVTANGEVKQIKTDMRAVDPELPQDNSKIDPNNPFIGSQGYLGVIADAVMIVEQKPIRYETVVLVPKNIEAISNIRQELQNDFSDGLIAFEGMSGEALRLVGKNIQNTGYLFADEPQKVDYALLAEVATKDENEDLDAMLYATLERLTDSKDVTTGLMGNSHLYWHHRHHISEAIKLEGQVIATDIAVRGADNLSAFRLEASEKLKNDFPDLMIVPFGHEALGAMHFNMVCPKEKELSPALKKEIQTAVYELAVGKYKGTFSAEHGVGPHNAWAYDRFTADSVKSQAEKLKRQYDPKDIMNPNLNYGFSKLKGLNVT from the coding sequence ATGAAATATAAAAATCTAGCAAAAACATCTTTACAAGCAATGCCAAGGGGGCGTAACTTTTCCGATAGTTTAATAAGGAATAAATTTGTGCCTAATATAAAATGTCTTGATGAAGTTTTGCAAAAAATGAAAGTGCCGTATGAAGAAACGGTATATCAAAAAGGCTACCGTTATGGTGAGGGAACCGCTTTAAGGCTTGTAAGACCTAAAAACACAGAACAGCTATCTGAAATTTTACAGTGTTGTAATAGCGAGGGAATCGGTGTTGTACCGCAAGGAGGCAATTCGGGACTGGTGGGCAGTTCTACGGCGGATAATTCGGGAAAACAGGTGGTAATCGGTACGGATTTGCTTAATAAGGATATTTTTCAACTAGAGGGAAATAGCCTGAAAGTCGGAGCAGGATTTATATTAGATACGGTAAATCAAAGGCTTGAAAATGAAGGTATGTTCCTGCCTATTGACATAGGTGCAAGCGGTTCGGCAAATATCGGCGGGCTGATATCTACCAATGCCGCAGGCTCAAGAGCCGCAAGATATGGCAATACCAAAGCAAGAACAAGCGAGATAACCGTAGTTACGGCAAACGGTGAAGTAAAGCAAATTAAAACAGATATGAGGGCTGTAGACCCCGAACTACCTCAGGATAACAGCAAGATAGACCCGAATAACCCGTTCATAGGTTCGCAAGGGTATCTGGGAGTTATAGCAGATGCGGTTATGATCGTTGAGCAAAAACCTATCCGATATGAAACAGTTGTTTTAGTGCCTAAAAATATTGAGGCAATAAGTAATATAAGGCAAGAATTACAAAATGATTTTAGTGACGGGCTGATTGCTTTTGAAGGTATGTCGGGCGAAGCTCTCAGGCTTGTAGGCAAAAACATACAAAATACCGGATATCTGTTCGCCGATGAACCGCAAAAAGTGGACTATGCGTTGCTGGCGGAAGTGGCAACTAAAGATGAAAACGAAGATTTAGACGCAATGCTCTACGCTACTTTAGAACGCCTGACGGATAGCAAAGATGTGACTACCGGACTTATGGGAAATTCCCACCTTTACTGGCATCACAGACATCACATATCCGAGGCGATAAAGCTTGAAGGGCAGGTTATAGCGACAGATATTGCCGTGCGTGGGGCTGATAATCTTAGTGCTTTCAGACTGGAGGCAAGCGAAAAACTTAAAAACGATTTCCCCGACCTTATGATAGTACCGTTCGGGCATGAGGCACTGGGGGCTATGCATTTTAATATGGTATGTCCTAAAGAAAAAGAGCTAAGTCCCGCTTTAAAAAAGGAAATACAAACTGCGGTTTATGAACTGGCGGTAGGCAAATATAAAGGGACGTTCAGTGCAGAGCATGGTGTAGGTCCTCATAATGCATGGGCGTATGACAGGTTTACGGCAGATAGCGTAAAGAGTCAGGCAGAAAAACTAAAACGGCAATATGACCCCAAAGATATTATGAATCCTAATTTAAACTATGGTTTTAGCAAGCTTAAAGGATTAAATGTTACTTGA
- the pheS gene encoding phenylalanine--tRNA ligase subunit alpha → MSELENIQHQAIEAVANAGSIKELEQVRVEQLGKKGVISQQLQKLGKLPPEERKQFGQEINLVKVAVSDAIEVKKFELEALELDNRLSTEKVDVTLPVRPESKGRIHPISQVIDECVAIFAGMGFNVEEGPEIEDDFHNFTALNIPENHPARQMQDTFYMPANENGDKLVLRTHTSSVQIRHMENENPPFKFIAPGRVYRSDYDMTHTPMFHQIEGLYIDRDVNMGHLKGCLHNFLKAFFELDDVPLRFRPSFFPFTEPSAEVDIGCSRKEGELKIGTGDDWLEILGCGMVHPNVLRNVGINPNEYQGFAFGLGIERLSMLKYGVPDLRNFFDCDIKWMEHYGFGALHKPSQVSGL, encoded by the coding sequence ATGAGTGAATTGGAAAATATCCAACATCAGGCAATAGAAGCGGTGGCTAATGCCGGTTCGATAAAAGAGCTTGAACAAGTCAGAGTCGAGCAGCTAGGGAAAAAAGGTGTTATTTCTCAGCAGCTACAAAAACTGGGGAAGTTGCCGCCGGAGGAACGTAAGCAGTTCGGACAGGAAATAAATCTGGTTAAGGTAGCGGTCAGTGATGCGATTGAGGTCAAAAAGTTTGAGTTGGAAGCATTGGAACTGGATAATCGCCTGTCTACGGAAAAGGTCGATGTTACATTGCCTGTCAGACCTGAAAGTAAGGGGCGGATACACCCTATATCACAGGTGATAGATGAGTGTGTGGCTATTTTTGCCGGCATGGGGTTTAATGTTGAAGAAGGCCCTGAAATAGAAGATGATTTCCATAACTTTACGGCTCTTAATATTCCTGAGAACCACCCTGCACGCCAGATGCAGGATACTTTTTACATGCCTGCCAATGAAAATGGCGACAAGCTTGTATTGAGAACGCATACATCGTCGGTACAGATAAGACATATGGAAAATGAAAACCCTCCGTTTAAATTCATAGCACCGGGAAGAGTCTATAGAAGCGATTATGACATGACGCATACCCCTATGTTTCACCAGATTGAAGGGCTATATATAGACAGGGATGTTAATATGGGACACCTAAAAGGCTGCCTGCACAATTTCTTAAAAGCGTTTTTTGAACTAGATGATGTGCCGCTGCGTTTCCGCCCGTCTTTCTTTCCGTTTACCGAGCCTTCTGCCGAGGTGGATATAGGGTGTAGCCGTAAAGAAGGTGAGTTAAAGATAGGCACGGGCGATGACTGGCTTGAAATACTGGGCTGCGGAATGGTACACCCGAATGTGCTGCGGAATGTCGGTATTAATCCTAACGAATATCAGGGGTTTGCTTTCGGTCTGGGGATAGAAAGACTTTCCATGCTGAAATATGGAGTTCCTGATTTGAGGAACTTCTTCGACTGTGATATAAAATGGATGGAACATTATGGATTCGGAGCGTTACACAAGCCTAGTCAGGTTAGCGGTTTGTAG
- the rplT gene encoding 50S ribosomal protein L20, translated as MPLAKNGTVNKKRHKKILKMAKGYQGRNRTCFRVAVEKVEKGLQYAYRDRRNKKRDFRKLWIQRINAAARLNGLTYSKLISGLKLAGIELDRKVLSDIAITDEAGFKAIAEKAAKALEKNSKAA; from the coding sequence ATGCCATTAGCAAAAAACGGAACCGTAAATAAAAAACGTCACAAAAAAATATTAAAGATGGCAAAAGGTTATCAGGGTCGTAACAGAACCTGTTTCCGCGTTGCCGTTGAAAAGGTGGAAAAAGGTCTGCAATATGCATATCGTGACCGTCGCAATAAAAAGCGTGACTTCAGAAAACTATGGATACAGCGTATCAATGCCGCCGCAAGATTGAACGGACTTACTTATTCTAAATTGATAAGCGGTCTTAAACTTGCCGGTATAGAGCTTGACCGTAAAGTTCTGTCTGATATCGCAATAACTGACGAGGCAGGTTTTAAGGCTATTGCCGAAAAAGCCGCTAAAGCCTTAGAAAAAAATAGCAAAGCCGCTTAA
- the rpmI gene encoding 50S ribosomal protein L35 yields the protein MPKLKTKSSVKKRFKLTASGKVKHKPAGKKHGMVKRSKKFIRNSRAMAVLCKADERIIKLFIRK from the coding sequence ATGCCTAAACTAAAAACTAAAAGCAGCGTTAAAAAACGCTTTAAGCTTACCGCTTCGGGAAAAGTAAAGCATAAACCTGCCGGTAAAAAACACGGTATGGTTAAGCGTTCCAAGAAGTTTATCAGAAATTCACGTGCTATGGCTGTCCTTTGTAAGGCCGATGAGCGTATTATTAAACTGTTCATTAGAAAATAA
- a CDS encoding peroxiredoxin, with protein MLGVGENFPQFNLKAVDGKPFKDITIDNVFVDIDEKSYKGKWMVVFFYPKDFTFVCPTEIAAFGDLVEEFSDRDTQVLTGSTDSEFVHWAWRKHQDELRDLPFPMLADVKRELTSALGILDKNEGVAQRATFIVDPDGIIRHVSVNDLSVGRNPKETLRILDALQTDELCPCNWSKGDETIDLKTATK; from the coding sequence ATGTTAGGAGTTGGAGAAAATTTCCCACAGTTTAATTTAAAAGCGGTAGACGGAAAACCGTTCAAGGATATAACTATAGATAATGTATTCGTAGATATCGACGAAAAATCATATAAAGGAAAGTGGATGGTAGTATTTTTCTACCCCAAAGACTTTACGTTCGTTTGTCCGACTGAAATAGCTGCGTTCGGTGACCTTGTAGAAGAATTTTCAGACAGGGATACGCAGGTGCTTACAGGCTCAACCGATAGTGAATTTGTTCACTGGGCGTGGCGTAAGCATCAGGACGAACTGCGTGACCTTCCTTTTCCTATGCTTGCCGATGTAAAGCGTGAGTTGACATCAGCACTTGGCATTCTTGACAAAAATGAGGGGGTTGCCCAGCGTGCAACTTTCATAGTTGACCCTGACGGCATTATCCGCCACGTAAGCGTAAACGACCTAAGCGTAGGACGTAACCCGAAAGAGACTTTACGCATATTAGATGCTTTACAAACCGATGAGCTTTGCCCTTGTAACTGGAGCAAGGGTGATGAGACTATCGACCTGAAAACAGCTACAAAGTAA
- the pheT gene encoding phenylalanine--tRNA ligase subunit beta, producing the protein MKFTLNWLKEYLKTDASLEEIVEKLTAIGLEVEEVTDKSKELADFKIAQILEAKPHPDADKLQICKVNSGDEELQIVCGAANARAGINVVLAPVGSVIPTNGMKIKASKIRGVESNGMLCSAAELGLGDDRSGIIEMPASNDNIARKYADVVGLSDPVIEIAITPNRGDCLGVYGIARDLAAAGLGELKQLQIDTIKGDFKSKIKIVIDNEIECPMFVGRYFSGVKNGESPDWLKNRLAAIGLRPISALVDITNYIAFEFGRPLHVYDARKIKGNLHVRYAAEGEKIVALDDKEYFLDSEMTVVADSDDEKVQAIAGVIGGAESGCDENTTEVFLEVALFNPVSVASTGRKLDIITDSRYRFERTVDPAFVKKAVEIATKMIIDICGGEASEPVVAGEEPKWQRELMFDLDYTRKRSGIFFDGETCFDILRSLGFGVNMNHISIPSWRSDIEGKADIVEEIVRIYGYDKIPTLALPNENKGFAAVLNPSQRRVSDVRRTLAARGLTEAITWSFMKSAKAKLFGADSDELKLLNPISSDLDVMRPSILPNLLDAVARNNDRGHENLSFFEIGLIFENTTPKGQRQVASAVRSGRTSEKDTYGTSRDVDVFDAKADCLAALETAGVPVDNLRITTDAASYYHPGRSGVLRLGKAILGVFGEIHPKILKVLDVKVPAVGFEIFFDNLPDVKNKGKSRTKLEVSEYQSSSRDFAFLIDADIAVGDILQSVRRCDKTLIREVSLFDVYQGKGVAENKKSIAFSVKIQAADHTLTEDEIGAISKKVIDAVSQAGGELRG; encoded by the coding sequence ATGAAATTCACATTAAACTGGCTAAAAGAATATTTAAAAACAGATGCTTCATTAGAAGAAATAGTTGAAAAGCTTACGGCTATCGGTCTTGAGGTGGAAGAAGTGACCGATAAGTCCAAAGAGCTTGCTGATTTTAAGATAGCACAGATATTAGAGGCGAAGCCGCACCCTGATGCCGATAAATTGCAGATCTGTAAAGTAAATAGCGGTGACGAGGAATTACAGATTGTGTGCGGTGCAGCAAATGCAAGGGCGGGTATCAATGTTGTTCTGGCTCCTGTGGGCAGCGTTATACCGACTAACGGTATGAAAATAAAAGCGTCCAAGATAAGAGGTGTTGAAAGTAACGGTATGTTATGCTCGGCGGCGGAACTGGGATTGGGTGATGACCGGTCGGGGATTATCGAGATGCCCGCAAGCAATGATAATATAGCCCGAAAATATGCCGATGTGGTAGGCTTGAGTGACCCTGTTATAGAGATAGCCATAACACCGAACAGAGGTGATTGTCTGGGCGTTTACGGTATAGCTAGGGATTTGGCGGCGGCAGGTCTTGGCGAATTAAAACAGTTGCAGATAGATACTATAAAAGGCGATTTTAAATCTAAAATTAAAATTGTAATAGATAATGAAATAGAATGCCCGATGTTCGTGGGGCGTTATTTTTCAGGCGTAAAAAACGGTGAATCACCCGATTGGTTAAAAAACAGGTTAGCGGCTATCGGGCTTCGTCCTATATCTGCACTGGTCGATATTACAAATTATATCGCCTTTGAGTTTGGCAGACCGCTCCATGTATATGATGCAAGAAAAATAAAAGGCAATCTTCATGTGCGTTATGCCGCTGAGGGGGAGAAAATTGTCGCATTAGATGATAAAGAGTACTTTCTAGACTCCGAAATGACGGTTGTAGCTGACTCAGATGATGAAAAAGTACAGGCTATTGCCGGAGTTATAGGCGGAGCAGAAAGTGGTTGCGACGAAAATACTACGGAAGTGTTTTTAGAGGTGGCTTTGTTTAACCCTGTATCTGTTGCATCTACCGGTCGTAAGCTTGATATAATCACAGATTCACGTTACAGGTTTGAAAGAACCGTTGACCCTGCCTTTGTGAAAAAGGCGGTGGAGATAGCCACAAAAATGATTATAGATATATGCGGCGGCGAGGCAAGTGAGCCTGTTGTAGCAGGTGAAGAGCCAAAATGGCAAAGAGAGCTCATGTTTGATCTTGACTACACTAGAAAACGCAGCGGCATTTTCTTTGATGGAGAAACTTGTTTTGATATATTGCGGTCATTAGGTTTTGGAGTAAATATGAATCATATCTCTATTCCATCATGGCGAAGTGATATTGAGGGAAAGGCGGATATAGTTGAAGAAATAGTGCGTATCTACGGTTATGATAAAATCCCTACACTGGCATTACCAAATGAAAATAAAGGTTTTGCAGCGGTGCTGAACCCAAGTCAGCGGCGTGTTTCCGATGTTAGAAGAACACTTGCGGCAAGAGGATTGACCGAGGCTATAACATGGTCGTTCATGAAGTCGGCTAAAGCGAAATTATTCGGGGCAGATAGTGACGAGCTAAAACTTTTGAACCCTATAAGCAGTGATTTGGACGTAATGCGTCCCTCAATATTGCCTAATCTTCTTGATGCCGTGGCAAGGAATAATGACAGGGGGCATGAAAACCTGTCATTTTTCGAGATAGGTTTGATATTTGAAAATACAACTCCAAAAGGGCAAAGACAGGTAGCATCAGCAGTGCGTTCGGGCAGGACTTCGGAAAAAGATACTTACGGAACATCAAGGGACGTTGATGTGTTCGACGCAAAAGCTGATTGTTTGGCAGCGTTGGAAACCGCCGGAGTGCCTGTTGATAATTTAAGGATAACCACTGATGCCGCAAGTTACTACCATCCGGGTAGAAGCGGTGTTCTAAGGTTGGGTAAGGCAATATTGGGCGTTTTTGGTGAGATACATCCGAAAATATTAAAGGTACTAGATGTGAAAGTTCCTGCCGTAGGGTTCGAGATTTTCTTCGATAACCTTCCTGACGTTAAGAATAAGGGAAAATCACGCACTAAATTGGAAGTATCCGAATATCAAAGTTCAAGCCGTGATTTTGCGTTCCTGATAGATGCCGATATCGCTGTGGGCGATATACTGCAATCGGTCAGAAGGTGCGATAAGACGCTTATACGGGAAGTTTCTCTATTTGACGTTTATCAGGGCAAAGGTGTCGCTGAAAATAAAAAATCCATAGCATTTTCGGTGAAGATACAGGCTGCCGACCATACTTTGACAGAAGATGAGATAGGGGCTATAAGCAAAAAGGTGATAGATGCGGTGTCGCAGGCAGGCGGTGAGCTAAGAGGGTGA